One stretch of Hymenobacter chitinivorans DSM 11115 DNA includes these proteins:
- the ispE gene encoding 4-(cytidine 5'-diphospho)-2-C-methyl-D-erythritol kinase, with the protein MLVFPNAKLNLGLYVTEQRPDGFRNLESVFVPLPWCDALEVLQAPATALTLSGIPIPGEAATNLCWRAYELLKADFDLPAVQMHLHKAVPIGAGLGGGSGDAAFALRALRELFDLPLTTGQLQQYARRLGSDCAFFVENKPVFAYEKGDIFAPITLDLTGVACQVVYPNLHISTAEAYARVGTRPPRHDLRQSLAQPMATWRDTVTNDFEDALTPHYPVLADIKAALYAAGATYASLSGSGSAVYGLFPDSELPPLTWSSEYQVWSGPL; encoded by the coding sequence ATGCTCGTCTTTCCCAACGCCAAACTCAACCTGGGCCTTTACGTCACGGAGCAGCGGCCCGACGGGTTTCGCAACCTCGAATCGGTGTTTGTGCCCCTGCCGTGGTGCGACGCGCTGGAAGTGCTGCAAGCCCCGGCCACTGCCCTGACTTTGTCGGGCATCCCGATTCCGGGTGAGGCGGCCACCAACCTGTGCTGGCGGGCCTACGAGTTGCTCAAAGCGGATTTTGACCTGCCCGCCGTGCAGATGCACTTGCACAAAGCCGTGCCCATCGGGGCGGGCCTGGGCGGCGGCTCCGGCGACGCGGCCTTTGCGCTGCGGGCTCTGCGGGAGCTGTTCGACTTGCCCCTGACCACCGGGCAGCTCCAGCAGTACGCCCGCCGCCTGGGCTCCGACTGCGCCTTTTTCGTGGAGAACAAGCCGGTTTTTGCTTACGAGAAAGGGGACATATTCGCGCCCATTACGCTTGATTTGACGGGCGTGGCCTGCCAGGTGGTGTACCCCAATCTGCACATCAGCACGGCCGAAGCGTATGCCCGCGTGGGCACCCGCCCGCCCCGCCACGACCTGCGCCAAAGCCTGGCCCAGCCCATGGCCACCTGGCGCGACACGGTGACCAATGACTTTGAAGACGCCCTGACCCCGCATTACCCGGTGCTGGCCGACATAAAAGCCGCCTTATACGCCGCCGGCGCTACCTACGCCAGCCTGTCGGGCTCGGGCTCGGCGGTGTACGGCTTGTTTCCGGATAGTGAGCTGCCGCCGCTGACGTGGTCGTCGGAATATCAGGTGTGGAGTGGGCCGCTGTAG
- a CDS encoding trans-sulfuration enzyme family protein: MKITPKITPIYQTSVFKFDDLNELEQYFGEPGSRYMYSRNGNPNSDELAAAVNKLEGGVGAIATGSGMAAIFAAILAYCQAGDHVLCAADIYGGSSSLLNAELSRMGITVSYVPFEQLYTLGEFVQPTTRLLLAETISNPLLRVADLRRLAAECHAHGLKLVVDNTFASPIITRPLELGADITLHSVTKYIAGHSDVTAGVVVTSDAETAARLKQIGVFYGLTLSPMESWLAVRGLKTLRLRMREHSANALAIANFLAAHPKVRQVNYPGLEAHPQHALAREQGAGQFGGMMSFLLADEAEAVNELMHRTKRFPFAPSLAGVDSSLSYPLGTSHRYLTPEQQRELGITVGLVRLSVGIEPLEDLLADLAQALD, from the coding sequence ATGAAGATTACCCCTAAAATCACCCCGATTTACCAGACGTCCGTCTTCAAGTTTGACGACCTGAACGAACTGGAGCAATACTTTGGGGAGCCGGGGAGCCGGTATATGTACTCGCGCAACGGCAACCCCAACTCCGACGAGCTGGCCGCGGCCGTCAACAAGCTCGAGGGCGGGGTGGGGGCCATTGCTACCGGCTCGGGGATGGCCGCCATTTTCGCCGCCATCCTGGCCTACTGCCAGGCCGGGGACCATGTGCTGTGCGCGGCCGACATCTACGGGGGCTCTTCGTCGCTGCTGAATGCCGAGCTGAGCCGCATGGGCATCACGGTAAGTTACGTGCCGTTTGAGCAGCTCTACACGCTGGGGGAGTTTGTGCAGCCCACTACCCGGCTGCTGCTGGCCGAAACCATCAGCAACCCGCTGCTGCGCGTAGCCGATTTGCGCCGCCTGGCCGCCGAGTGTCACGCCCACGGGCTGAAGCTGGTGGTGGATAACACGTTTGCCTCGCCCATTATTACCCGGCCCCTGGAGCTGGGTGCCGACATCACCTTGCACAGCGTGACCAAGTACATTGCCGGGCACAGCGACGTAACGGCTGGCGTGGTGGTGACCAGCGACGCGGAAACGGCGGCCCGCCTCAAGCAGATTGGCGTGTTTTACGGCCTGACGCTGAGCCCGATGGAAAGCTGGCTGGCCGTGCGAGGCCTCAAAACCCTACGGCTGCGCATGCGGGAGCACAGCGCCAACGCCCTAGCCATTGCCAACTTCCTGGCGGCCCACCCCAAAGTGCGGCAAGTCAATTATCCGGGCCTGGAGGCCCACCCGCAGCACGCGCTGGCCCGGGAACAGGGCGCCGGGCAGTTTGGGGGCATGATGTCGTTTTTGCTGGCTGATGAAGCCGAAGCTGTCAACGAGCTGATGCACCGCACCAAACGGTTCCCCTTCGCGCCGTCCCTGGCCGGGGTCGACTCGTCCTTGTCGTATCCGCTGGGCACTTCGCACCGCTACCTCACGCCCGAGCAGCAGCGGGAGCTGGGCATTACCGTGGGATTGGTGCGGCTGTCGGTAGGCATTGAGCCCCTGGAAGACCTGCTAGCCGACCTGGCGCAGGCCTTGGATTGA
- a CDS encoding sugar transferase — MAVSESASWYPNWGKRGLDLVVALPAALLTLPLLLGAALLLAFQNRGAVLFRQLRPGRAGALFTLYKLQTMSDARDAAGHLLPDAQRLTRLGRWLRASSLDELPQLWNVVRGELSLVGPRPLLPQYLPLYSPEQARRHEVKPGITGWAQVNGRNALSWEQKFAFDVWYVDHLSLALDLRILLLTARRVLGAQGISAPGQATTEAFTGSPPASSPPVA, encoded by the coding sequence ATGGCCGTTTCTGAATCCGCATCCTGGTACCCAAACTGGGGCAAGCGTGGGCTTGACCTTGTCGTGGCCCTGCCCGCGGCCCTGCTCACGCTGCCGCTGCTGCTGGGGGCGGCCCTGCTGCTGGCTTTCCAGAACCGGGGAGCCGTCCTGTTTCGTCAGCTCCGGCCGGGCCGGGCCGGCGCCCTGTTCACGCTCTATAAGCTCCAAACCATGTCCGACGCCCGCGACGCGGCCGGCCATCTGCTGCCCGACGCCCAGCGCCTCACCCGGTTGGGCCGCTGGCTGCGCGCTTCGTCCCTGGATGAGCTGCCCCAGCTCTGGAACGTGGTGCGCGGGGAACTGAGCCTGGTGGGCCCACGGCCCCTGCTGCCCCAGTATCTGCCGCTATACTCGCCCGAGCAGGCCCGCCGCCACGAGGTCAAGCCCGGCATCACGGGCTGGGCCCAGGTCAACGGCCGCAACGCCCTGTCGTGGGAACAAAAGTTTGCCTTCGACGTCTGGTATGTCGACCACCTGTCCCTGGCCCTGGACCTGCGCATTTTGCTGCTCACCGCGCGGCGGGTGCTCGGGGCCCAGGGCATTTCGGCCCCCGGCCAAGCTACCACGGAAGCTTTTACCGGCTCGCCGCCCGCTTCTTCTCCCCCTGTTGCATGA
- a CDS encoding tetratricopeptide repeat protein: MRKLLAFTLLALTAVAGRAQTYQIDYRRAMQAQDTAKVRKVLTTWQQKKPQDPDWYVANFNYLLKKSYRVVVSADPDKKGGVVFSKPDGKAAGSISKGYEPTLLAAARATLRDGIRVAPDRLDMRFGLAKTYEMTQEPAAEIEVLTAALADRQASGKPWRWRDGAALPAAEKVFVPESMEEYMLPYWQMQNAEADEVVRQLAELLGKYYPESSLAPFNLGTYYAQKKEWQKSLELFEQANTRKPNDWQTLANLTKVEIELGHKTQAQQYLAALRKLPEGRPAAADLSKEIREMK; encoded by the coding sequence ATGCGCAAGCTCCTTGCCTTCACTTTGCTCGCTCTTACTGCCGTTGCCGGGCGCGCCCAGACGTACCAGATTGATTATCGGCGGGCCATGCAGGCCCAGGATACGGCCAAGGTTCGGAAAGTGCTGACCACTTGGCAGCAGAAAAAGCCCCAGGACCCCGACTGGTACGTGGCCAATTTTAACTACCTACTGAAGAAATCCTACCGGGTGGTGGTCAGCGCGGACCCGGACAAGAAAGGCGGGGTGGTGTTCAGCAAGCCCGATGGAAAGGCCGCCGGCTCCATCAGTAAAGGCTACGAGCCCACGCTGCTGGCGGCGGCCCGCGCCACGCTGCGGGATGGTATCCGGGTGGCGCCCGACCGGCTGGACATGCGCTTTGGCCTAGCCAAAACCTACGAAATGACCCAGGAACCGGCCGCCGAAATCGAGGTGCTGACGGCCGCCCTAGCCGATCGGCAAGCCAGCGGTAAACCCTGGCGGTGGCGGGATGGGGCGGCTTTGCCCGCGGCCGAGAAGGTGTTTGTGCCCGAAAGCATGGAGGAGTACATGCTGCCCTACTGGCAGATGCAAAATGCCGAAGCGGACGAGGTGGTGCGGCAACTGGCCGAGCTGCTGGGCAAATACTACCCCGAAAGCTCATTGGCGCCCTTCAACCTGGGCACGTACTACGCCCAGAAAAAGGAGTGGCAGAAGTCGTTGGAGCTGTTTGAGCAGGCCAATACCCGCAAGCCCAACGACTGGCAAACCCTAGCCAACCTGACCAAGGTAGAAATTGAACTGGGCCATAAGACCCAGGCCCAGCAATATCTGGCGGCGTTGCGCAAGCTACCAGAAGGCCGCCCGGCCGCGGCCGACCTGAGTAAGGAAATTCGGGAGATGAAATAG
- the atpC gene encoding ATP synthase F1 subunit epsilon, producing the protein MRLEIITPDRKVFEGDVVSAQFPGTDGLFEVLNNHAPLISALKSGDITVTGAAGRESFRIEGGVVEVLRNNVIVLAEGVVA; encoded by the coding sequence ATGCGTTTAGAAATCATCACGCCGGACCGGAAGGTATTTGAGGGCGACGTAGTGTCGGCGCAATTTCCGGGTACCGACGGGCTGTTTGAGGTCCTCAACAACCACGCTCCGCTGATCAGCGCCCTCAAGTCGGGCGACATCACGGTGACGGGTGCCGCCGGCCGCGAATCCTTCCGCATCGAAGGAGGCGTGGTGGAAGTGCTCCGCAACAATGTGATTGTACTGGCCGAAGGCGTAGTGGCGTAA
- the atpD gene encoding F0F1 ATP synthase subunit beta: MANNGKITQVIGPVVDVSFAGEGSTLPNILDALEVTKDNGQVVILECQQHLGEDRVRTIAMDSTEGLTRGAVVRNLGAPMSMPTGEGVKGRLFNVVGYAIDGIPQPKSDGPLPIHRQPPPFEDLATSSEILFTGIKVIDLLAPYVKGGKIGLFGGAGVGKTVLIMELVNNIAKAYAGLSVFAGVGERTREGNDLLREFIESDIIKYGEEFKHSMEAGGWDLSKVDQNELLKSQATLVFGQMNEPPGARARVALSGLTIAENFRDGDGSGAGRDILFFIDNIFRFTQAGSEVSALLGRMPSAVGYQPTLATEMGAMQERITSTKRGSITSVQAVYVPADDLTDPAPANTFAHLDATTVLSRKIAELGIYPAVDPLDSTSRILSIEVLGAEHYNTAQRVKEILQRYKELQDIIAILGMDELSEEDKLTVTRARRVQRFLSQPFFVAEQFTGLAGVLVDIKDTIKGFNAIIDGTYDHLPESAFNLVGTIEDAIAKGAKLMAEAK; encoded by the coding sequence ATGGCGAATAACGGTAAAATCACCCAGGTAATCGGTCCCGTTGTGGACGTGAGCTTCGCGGGTGAAGGCTCTACGCTCCCCAATATCCTCGACGCACTCGAAGTCACGAAAGACAACGGCCAGGTAGTCATCCTGGAGTGCCAGCAACACCTCGGTGAAGACCGTGTGCGCACCATCGCCATGGACTCGACCGAAGGTCTGACCCGCGGCGCGGTAGTACGGAACCTGGGCGCCCCCATGTCGATGCCCACGGGCGAAGGCGTGAAAGGTCGTCTGTTCAACGTGGTAGGCTACGCCATCGACGGCATCCCGCAGCCCAAGAGCGACGGCCCGCTGCCGATTCACCGCCAGCCCCCGCCCTTCGAGGACCTGGCCACGTCGTCGGAAATCCTCTTCACGGGTATTAAAGTAATTGACCTGCTCGCTCCCTATGTAAAAGGTGGCAAAATTGGTTTGTTCGGTGGTGCCGGCGTTGGCAAGACTGTACTGATCATGGAGCTGGTAAACAACATTGCCAAAGCTTACGCTGGTCTGTCGGTATTTGCCGGCGTGGGTGAGCGTACCCGCGAAGGCAATGACCTGTTGCGCGAATTCATTGAGTCGGACATCATCAAGTACGGTGAGGAGTTCAAGCACTCAATGGAAGCTGGCGGCTGGGACCTCTCGAAGGTAGACCAGAACGAGCTGCTCAAGTCGCAGGCTACCCTGGTGTTCGGCCAGATGAACGAGCCCCCCGGAGCCCGGGCCCGCGTAGCCCTGTCGGGTCTAACCATTGCGGAAAACTTCCGCGACGGTGACGGCTCGGGTGCCGGCCGCGACATCCTGTTCTTCATCGACAACATTTTCCGCTTTACCCAGGCGGGTTCGGAAGTATCGGCTCTGCTGGGCCGGATGCCTTCGGCCGTAGGTTACCAGCCCACGTTGGCTACCGAAATGGGTGCCATGCAGGAGCGCATCACCTCGACCAAGCGTGGTTCCATCACCTCGGTACAGGCTGTGTATGTACCGGCTGATGACTTGACTGACCCGGCTCCGGCTAACACCTTTGCCCACTTGGACGCTACCACGGTACTGTCGCGTAAGATTGCCGAGCTCGGCATCTACCCGGCTGTTGACCCGCTGGACTCCACCTCGCGCATCCTGTCGATTGAAGTACTCGGTGCCGAGCACTACAACACGGCTCAGCGCGTGAAGGAGATTCTGCAGCGTTACAAGGAACTGCAGGACATCATCGCCATCCTGGGGATGGACGAACTCTCGGAAGAGGATAAGCTGACCGTAACGCGCGCCCGCCGGGTGCAGCGTTTCCTGTCGCAGCCCTTCTTCGTGGCCGAGCAGTTTACCGGTCTGGCCGGCGTACTGGTTGACATCAAGGATACCATCAAAGGCTTCAACGCCATCATCGACGGTACCTACGACCACCTGCCCGAGTCGGCTTTCAACCTGGTTGGCACCATCGAGGATGCCATTGCCAAGGGTGCCAAGCTGATGGCTGAAGCCAAGTAA
- a CDS encoding ribose-phosphate pyrophosphokinase, whose amino-acid sequence MAQQVKIFAGNASPELGKAIAEAYGTQLGDLSIQRFADTELGPSFNESVRGCAVFLIQSTNPPAENLMELMLMVDAAKRASAASVTVVMPYFGYARQDRKDKPRVSIGAKVVADFIQSVGTDRLMTCDLHAGQIQGFFDIPVDHLDGATVSAPYIKSLGLDDLIFASPDVGGVVRTRAFAKKFGAEIVVCDKMRLRANEIASMQVIGDVTGMNVVLVDDIVDTAGTICKAAELLMERGAKSVRAVITHGVLSGPAHERIRNSVLEELVITDTIPLKQENPKIKVISLANLFAQAIRNVVTHESISSLFI is encoded by the coding sequence ATGGCTCAGCAGGTTAAAATCTTTGCAGGAAACGCTTCTCCTGAACTCGGCAAAGCAATTGCCGAAGCATACGGTACCCAGCTCGGTGATTTGAGCATTCAGCGCTTCGCCGACACCGAACTCGGCCCCAGCTTCAACGAAAGTGTGCGGGGCTGCGCGGTATTCCTTATTCAGAGCACCAACCCGCCGGCCGAAAACCTGATGGAGCTGATGCTGATGGTGGATGCCGCCAAGCGGGCCTCGGCTGCCTCGGTCACCGTGGTCATGCCCTACTTCGGCTACGCCCGCCAGGACCGCAAGGACAAGCCCCGCGTGAGCATTGGCGCCAAAGTCGTGGCCGACTTCATTCAGAGCGTGGGCACTGACCGCCTGATGACCTGCGACCTGCATGCGGGCCAGATTCAGGGTTTCTTCGACATCCCGGTGGATCATCTGGACGGGGCCACCGTTTCGGCTCCTTATATAAAGTCCCTGGGTTTGGATGATCTGATTTTCGCCTCGCCCGACGTGGGCGGCGTGGTGCGCACCCGCGCTTTTGCCAAGAAGTTCGGGGCCGAAATCGTGGTTTGCGACAAAATGCGCCTGCGGGCCAACGAAATTGCCTCGATGCAGGTCATCGGCGACGTGACGGGTATGAACGTGGTCCTCGTGGATGACATCGTGGATACGGCCGGCACCATCTGCAAGGCCGCCGAGCTGCTGATGGAGCGCGGGGCCAAGTCGGTGCGGGCCGTTATTACCCACGGCGTGCTCAGTGGCCCGGCCCACGAGCGGATCCGCAACTCGGTGCTGGAAGAGCTGGTCATCACCGACACGATTCCGCTGAAGCAGGAAAACCCCAAAATCAAAGTCATTTCCTTGGCCAACCTGTTTGCTCAGGCCATCCGCAACGTGGTAACCCACGAAAGCATCAGCTCCCTGTTTATCTAA
- a CDS encoding acetyltransferase: protein MTHFFTHSIAASDPLPKLVIFGAGGLGREVLVLARQINEARPTWQLAGFYDDQRPATAIIHDLPYLGDSAALNATTEPLQVIIAVGNGRSRATIAGLLTSPQLRFATLVHPAVACQLYQRIELGEGCIIGQGCILTTDIRLGRHVLLNLGCTIGHDAVLADFCSLMPHANVGGEAYLETGVYLGTNATVINQVRIGARTIVGAGAVAVRDLPADCTAVGVPATVIKTHA, encoded by the coding sequence ATGACCCATTTCTTCACGCATAGTATTGCTGCATCCGACCCGCTGCCCAAGCTGGTGATATTCGGCGCCGGGGGGCTGGGCCGGGAAGTGCTGGTGCTGGCCCGGCAAATCAACGAAGCCCGCCCCACCTGGCAGCTAGCCGGCTTCTACGACGACCAGCGCCCGGCCACGGCCATCATCCACGACCTGCCCTACCTCGGTGACTCGGCCGCCTTGAATGCCACTACCGAGCCGCTACAGGTGATTATTGCCGTCGGCAACGGGCGCAGCCGGGCCACCATTGCCGGGCTGCTTACCTCGCCCCAACTCCGCTTTGCCACGCTGGTGCACCCGGCCGTGGCCTGCCAGCTCTACCAGCGTATTGAGCTCGGTGAAGGCTGCATCATCGGGCAGGGCTGCATTCTGACCACCGATATTCGCCTGGGCCGCCACGTGCTGCTCAACCTGGGCTGCACCATCGGCCACGACGCGGTGCTCGCCGACTTCTGCTCCCTGATGCCCCACGCCAACGTGGGCGGCGAAGCGTATCTGGAAACCGGCGTGTACTTAGGTACCAACGCCACCGTTATCAACCAGGTCCGCATCGGGGCCCGCACCATCGTGGGCGCCGGGGCCGTGGCCGTGCGCGACCTACCCGCCGACTGCACCGCCGTCGGCGTACCCGCCACCGTTATCAAAACGCATGCATAG
- a CDS encoding DegT/DnrJ/EryC1/StrS family aminotransferase, whose product MHSQDYDRIFLSPPHLGRHELNYVHKAIEDNWVAPAGPNLAGFEQDICQYTGAAHCVALASGTAAIHLGLLLLGVGPGDEVLCPSFTFVATANPILYLGATPVFVDSEPTTWNMCPDRLREAIEDRIRLGKKPKALILVHLYGMPALLPQLLAIAEAHDIPVLEDAAEALGSRFDGRRLGTFGHVGVFSFNGNKIITTSGGGALVTNRTDWAEKTRFLATQAKDPAPYYQHSTVGYNYRLSNILAGIGRGQMELIDSRVKSRREIFAWYEQNLRDVPALQFGPTEPALGTSNRWLTAVTLDPEHTSVTPEQVHQHLETHNVESRPLWKPLHQQPLFAHTPRYGQAVSADLFARGLCLPSGSAMTETDLRRVAGALREILQS is encoded by the coding sequence ATGCATAGTCAGGATTACGACCGAATCTTTCTTTCCCCGCCCCACCTCGGCCGTCACGAGCTCAACTATGTGCACAAGGCCATTGAGGATAACTGGGTGGCCCCGGCCGGCCCCAACCTTGCGGGTTTTGAGCAGGATATCTGCCAGTATACCGGCGCGGCCCACTGCGTGGCGCTGGCCTCGGGCACGGCCGCCATTCACCTGGGCCTGCTGCTGCTGGGTGTAGGGCCCGGCGACGAAGTGCTCTGCCCCTCGTTTACGTTTGTGGCTACGGCCAACCCGATTCTGTACCTGGGCGCCACGCCCGTCTTCGTGGATAGTGAGCCGACCACCTGGAATATGTGCCCCGACCGGCTGCGCGAGGCCATTGAAGACCGAATTCGGCTCGGCAAAAAGCCCAAGGCCCTGATTCTGGTGCACCTCTATGGCATGCCAGCTTTGCTGCCCCAGCTGCTGGCCATTGCCGAGGCTCACGACATTCCGGTGCTCGAAGACGCCGCCGAAGCCCTGGGCTCCCGCTTCGACGGCCGCCGCCTCGGCACGTTCGGCCACGTGGGCGTTTTCTCCTTCAACGGCAACAAGATTATTACCACCAGCGGGGGCGGCGCCCTAGTCACCAACCGGACCGACTGGGCCGAGAAAACCCGGTTTCTGGCCACCCAGGCCAAAGACCCGGCTCCGTATTATCAGCACTCCACGGTAGGCTACAACTACCGGCTCAGCAACATCCTGGCCGGTATCGGGCGGGGCCAGATGGAGCTTATCGACAGCCGGGTGAAAAGTCGCCGGGAAATCTTTGCCTGGTACGAGCAGAACCTGCGCGACGTGCCGGCCCTGCAATTTGGGCCCACCGAGCCGGCCCTGGGAACCTCCAACCGCTGGCTCACAGCCGTCACCCTCGACCCGGAACATACCTCCGTCACCCCCGAGCAAGTCCACCAGCACCTGGAAACCCACAATGTCGAGTCGCGGCCCCTGTGGAAGCCCCTGCACCAGCAGCCGCTGTTTGCCCACACGCCGCGCTACGGCCAGGCCGTCAGCGCCGATTTGTTTGCCCGCGGCCTGTGCCTGCCCTCCGGCTCGGCCATGACGGAAACCGATTTGCGCCGCGTGGCTGGAGCCCTGCGCGAAATTCTGCAGTCCTAA
- a CDS encoding CapA family protein produces the protein MEKRLRGLCQLLPVAAGLLAAGCAPAEPPPLRISVVGDVLLDRGVPAAARRDSARLQRTARRLWEASRYVIGNLECPLASAAVPVRKQFSFRGQPQAARWLRRLGFTQLSLANNHTLDQQLAGLRTTHEVLRQAGLVGLGFAADSLAGCLPTLLGPDSSVAVFAYSALHVSARGQGCLCGRDFTILCERVAAYKTLFPRRAVIVYLHWGTEYSFEPGPEQRQQARMLIDCGAAAVVGAHPHVVQAAEFYRGRPILYSLGNFLFDQQGRGADLAAQADFDVRAGRVVATWIRPLRLRGAVPQPADETARAMLAARLQGASSALRLVPDPAGTGWQLLPSVAAAADTTAACTARQLVLPAAGATVRLRYRPRVREYQVQTTIGPTTTVLDLGFPLYRFTQGDVDNDGQPDLLVGPVKATRFDSTVRRRLFVYQLRQGRWVPRWLGSRVVYRLLYFRPARAPDTRTVVLTLEQAPDGQYWVGRYYWQGFGLVLDRFVYHSRSLDAAYLQFV, from the coding sequence TTGGAAAAGCGGCTTCGCGGGCTGTGCCAACTGCTGCCGGTAGCCGCCGGGCTGCTGGCGGCGGGTTGTGCGCCGGCTGAACCGCCGCCGCTGCGCATCAGCGTGGTAGGCGACGTGCTCCTGGACCGGGGCGTACCCGCGGCGGCGCGGCGCGACAGTGCCCGGCTGCAACGTACTGCCCGGCGGCTCTGGGAGGCCAGCCGCTACGTAATCGGCAACCTGGAGTGCCCTTTGGCTTCCGCGGCGGTGCCGGTGCGCAAGCAGTTTTCGTTTCGGGGGCAGCCGCAGGCGGCACGGTGGCTGCGGCGGCTGGGGTTTACCCAGCTGTCCTTGGCCAACAACCACACGCTCGACCAGCAGCTGGCCGGGTTGCGCACAACTCATGAGGTATTGCGGCAAGCTGGGCTAGTCGGGCTTGGCTTTGCGGCTGATTCTCTGGCTGGCTGCCTGCCTACTTTGCTTGGTCCCGACAGCAGCGTGGCCGTTTTTGCCTACTCGGCCCTGCACGTAAGCGCCCGGGGTCAAGGCTGCCTGTGCGGGCGGGATTTTACAATTCTCTGCGAACGGGTGGCGGCCTACAAAACGCTGTTTCCCCGCCGGGCCGTCATTGTATACCTGCACTGGGGCACCGAGTACTCTTTCGAACCCGGGCCCGAGCAACGGCAGCAGGCACGCATGCTTATCGACTGCGGCGCCGCCGCCGTGGTGGGGGCGCATCCGCACGTGGTGCAGGCGGCCGAGTTTTACCGGGGCCGTCCTATTCTCTATAGCCTGGGCAATTTCCTTTTCGACCAGCAGGGCCGGGGGGCCGACCTGGCCGCCCAGGCCGATTTTGACGTGCGCGCCGGCCGCGTGGTGGCCACCTGGATTCGGCCGCTGCGCCTGCGGGGCGCGGTGCCCCAGCCCGCCGACGAAACCGCCCGTGCTATGCTCGCCGCTCGGCTGCAAGGCGCTTCCTCCGCGCTACGGCTGGTGCCCGACCCGGCCGGTACCGGCTGGCAATTGCTGCCAAGCGTAGCAGCCGCAGCGGATACTACGGCCGCTTGTACTGCCCGCCAGCTGGTGCTGCCGGCTGCTGGCGCTACCGTGCGGCTGCGCTACCGGCCCCGCGTCCGGGAATATCAGGTGCAAACGACAATTGGGCCCACCACGACGGTGCTGGATCTGGGCTTTCCGCTGTACCGCTTCACCCAGGGCGACGTGGACAACGACGGACAACCTGATTTGCTGGTGGGCCCCGTAAAGGCCACGCGCTTCGACTCCACGGTGCGCCGGCGCTTGTTCGTGTACCAGCTCCGGCAAGGCCGCTGGGTGCCCCGCTGGCTGGGTTCCCGGGTGGTGTACCGCCTGCTATATTTCCGCCCGGCCCGCGCGCCGGATACCCGTACCGTTGTGCTTACCTTGGAGCAGGCGCCCGATGGCCAGTACTGGGTGGGGCGCTATTACTGGCAGGGGTTTGGTCTGGTGCTCGACCGATTTGTGTACCACAGCCGCTCCTTGGACGCGGCATATTTGCAGTTTGTGTAG
- a CDS encoding membrane-associated protein has translation MASASSRLPLSLKLVVSGFLAVMVPVYYLNYGPTNFLYFCDVALLLCFVSLWTESALPASMAAVGILLPQAFWCADFVGELLGMRLVGMTSYMFDPNRSLFLRGLSFFHGWLPFLLLFLVKRLGYDRRALWAWTGLGWSLCLVAYFLLPAAGTVMPDPKIPVNINYVFGFDDAHAQTWLPAPVYLVCWMTALLAVFYLPTHFVLRKVFGSPMQRAKGLSTSEVTGRLAA, from the coding sequence ATGGCTTCTGCTTCATCCCGCTTGCCTCTTTCGCTTAAGCTTGTTGTCAGTGGCTTTCTGGCCGTGATGGTGCCGGTGTATTACCTCAACTACGGCCCCACCAACTTCCTCTACTTCTGCGACGTAGCCCTGCTCCTTTGCTTTGTGAGTTTGTGGACCGAGTCGGCGCTGCCGGCCTCGATGGCCGCGGTGGGCATCCTGCTGCCCCAGGCCTTCTGGTGCGCCGACTTCGTGGGCGAACTGCTGGGCATGCGTTTGGTGGGCATGACGAGCTACATGTTTGACCCCAACCGCTCGTTATTTCTGCGCGGGCTTTCCTTTTTCCACGGTTGGCTCCCGTTTCTGCTGCTGTTTCTGGTGAAGCGCCTGGGGTACGACCGGCGCGCCCTCTGGGCCTGGACCGGCCTGGGCTGGAGTCTGTGCCTGGTGGCCTACTTCCTGCTGCCCGCTGCCGGTACCGTCATGCCCGACCCCAAAATCCCGGTCAATATCAACTACGTTTTCGGCTTCGATGATGCCCACGCCCAGACTTGGCTGCCCGCGCCGGTATATTTGGTGTGCTGGATGACGGCGCTGCTGGCCGTATTCTACCTGCCCACCCATTTTGTACTGCGCAAAGTGTTTGGCAGCCCCATGCAACGTGCCAAAGGGCTCAGTACTTCGGAAGTTACGGGACGCCTAGCCGCGTAA